One part of the Athene noctua chromosome Z, bAthNoc1.hap1.1, whole genome shotgun sequence genome encodes these proteins:
- the MRPL17 gene encoding large ribosomal subunit protein bL17m, translating to MRLSVAAAIAHGRMYRRFGLGPRSRLDLLRNLVTALVRHERIEAPWARADEMRGYAERLIEYAKLGDTNERAMRMANFWLTEKDLIHKLFKVLAPRFQPHPGSYTRMLQIPNRDSLDCAKMAVIELKGNPYPPLIRPQLNTEKTLLNQLLKGYREDMQRAATPEAPAGTPV from the exons ATGAGGTTGTCGGTGGCGGCCGCGATCGCGCACGGGCGCATGTACCGGCGGTTTGGGCTGGGCCCGCGCTCACGCCTCGACCTGCTGCGTAACCTGGTGACGGCGCTGGTGCGGCATGAGCGCATCGAGGCGCCCTGGGCGCGGGCCGACGAGATGCGGGGCTACGCCGAGCGG CTCATCGAGTACGCCAAGCTGGGGGACACCAACGAGCGCGCCATGCGCATGGCGAATTTCTGGCTGACG GAAAAGGACCTCATCCACAAGCTGTTCAAGGTGCTGGCACCCCGGTTCCAGCCCCACCCCGGCAGCTACACCCGCATGCTGCAGATCCCCAACCGGGATAGCCTTGACTGCGCCAAGATGGCAGTCATCGAGCTCAAGGGGAACCCCTACCCACCGCTCATCCGCCCACAGCTCAACACCGAGAAGACACTGCTCAACCAGCTCCTGAAGGGCTACCGGGAGGACATGCAGCGAGCAGCAACCCCAGAAGCCCCCGCGGGCACCCCTGTCTAG